In one Juglans regia cultivar Chandler chromosome 11, Walnut 2.0, whole genome shotgun sequence genomic region, the following are encoded:
- the LOC109009514 gene encoding tetraspanin-19-like, which translates to MERCTRCCLHSSIRAVNLVVTICGAGTIVYSLWLLKMWQDGVYELSTISSLPTPWFIYTCLGVGIAVCLSTLVGHMAANCINNYSLCIYIVTICSLVFLEVAVLVAILFNVDWERKLMEYIDEYHEKFESFVIFHLTMCRLVLITILVLQMNVAVLAIILWAIGAEPMIQVSHSDIHYDFNHSFLLRTSTPILHDLRQICRHCQALSRGNPRQSLLSYVKDFLTVRVFGRISNT; encoded by the exons ATGGAACGTTGCACGAGGTGTTGCTTGCACAGCTCAATCAGGGCAGTGAACCTGGTTGTCACTATTTGCGGGGCTGGGACGATCGTTTACTCCCTCTGGCTTCTCAAGATGTGGCAAGATGGGGTTTATGAGCTGTCTACCATTTCATCTCTACCTACACCCTG GTTTATATACACATGTTTAGGCGTGGGAATTGCCGTCTGCTTGAGCACGCTCGTGGGTCATATGGCTGCTAATTGTATAAACAATTATTCGCTTTGCATA TACATTGTCACCATTTGCTCTCTTGTTTTTCTAGAAGTTGCAGTGCTTGTCGCCATTTTATTCAACGTGGACTGGGAACGA AAACTCATGGAGTACATTGATGAGTACCATGAAAAGTTCGAGAGTTTTGTGATCTTCCATCTAACCATGTGTCGCTTGGTTCTAATCACGATTTTGGTACTACAG ATGAATGTGGCTGTGCTTGCAATTATTCTTTGGGCCATTGGTGCTGAGCCAATGATACAAGTCAGCCATTCAGATATACATTATGATTTTAatcattcatttcttttgaGAACTAGCACGCCTATTCTCCATGACTTGAGACAAATATGCAGACATTGCCAAGCCTTATCCAGAGGAAATCCACGCCAAAGTCTCTTATCATATGTTAAGGACTTCCTTACAGTGCGAGTTTTTGGAAGAATCTCTAACACTTAA
- the LOC109009513 gene encoding aspartate aminotransferase 3, chloroplastic, whose amino-acid sequence MDSLHPNDDILASPTSGLRADSVFAHLHRSPEDPILGVTVAYNKDPSPVKLNVGVGAYRTDEGKPLVLNVVRQAEQKLVNDRSRVKEYLPIVGLAEFNKLSAKLLLGADSPAIQENRVTTVQCLSGTGSLRIGGEFLARHYHQPTIYIPQPTWGNHPKVFARAGLSVKAYRYYDPATRGLNFQGLLEDLGSAPSGAIVLLHACAHNPTGVDPTIQQWDQIGQLMRSKGLLPFFDNAYQGFASGDLDADAQYVRMFAANGGECLVAQSYAKNMGLYGERVGALSIVCKTADVASRVESQLKLVIRPMYSDPPIHGASIAATILKDRAMYDEWTIELKAMADRIISMRQQLFDALRARGTPGDWSHVIKQIGMFTFTELNSEQVAFMTREYHHI is encoded by the exons ATGGACTCTCTGCATCCCAACGATGACATTCTTGCTTCTCCCACCTCCGGCCTTCGTGCCGATTCCGTGTTCGCTCACCTTCATCGCTCTCCCGAAGATCCCATCCTCGGG GTGACCGTTGCATATAACAAAGATCCAAGCCCCGTTAAACTGAATGTCGGCGTTGGCGCTTACCGGACTGAC GAAGGAAAACCTCTTGTTCTGAACGTAGTCAGGCAGGCAGAGCAGAAGCTTGTTAATGACAG GTCGCGCGTGAAGGAATATCTTCCTATTGTTGGGCTTGCAGAATTCAATAAATTGAGTGCTAAGCTCCTTCTTGGTGCTGACAG CCCTGCCATTCAAGAGAACAGGGTTACTACTGTTCAGTGCTTGTCTGGTACAGGTTCGTTGAGAATCGGAGGTGAATTTTTGGCTAGACATTATCATCAA CCCACGATATACATTCCCCAGCCAACATGGGGAAACCACCCAAAAGTATTTGCTCGAGCAGGTCTATCTGTAAAAGCATACCGCTATTATGATCCAGCAACACGTGGGCTAAACTTCCAAG GCCTCCTTGAAGACCTTGGTTCTGCCCCATCTGGAGCTATTGTGCTCCTCCATGCATGTGCTCACAACCCCACTGGTGTTGATCCAACCATACAGCAGTGGGATCAGATCGGGCAGTTGATGAGATCAAAAGGGCTATTGCCTTTCTTTGACAATGCTTATCAG GGTTTTGCAAGTGGAGATCTGGATGCAGATGCACAGTATGTTCGTATGTTTGCTGCCAATGGTGGTGAATGCCTTGTAGCCCAGAGTTATGCCAAGAACATGGGACTCTATGGGGAACGTGTCGGCGCCTTGAGCATA GTCTGCAAGACGGCTGATGTTGCAAGCAGGGTTGAGAGCCAGCTGAAACTTGTAATCAGGCCAATGTATTCAGATCCACCCATTCATGGTGCATCTATTGCGGCTACAATCCTCAAGGATAG GGCCATGTACGATGAATGGACTATTGAGTTGAAGGCAATGGCTGACCGTATTATCAGCATGCGCCAGCAACTTTTTGATGCCCTGCGTGCTAGAG GTACACCTGGGGACTGGAGTCATGTTATTAAGCAGATTGGAATGTTTACTTTCACGGAATTGAACTCAGAACAAGTTGCTTTTATGACGAGAGAGTACCATCATATATAA